One Allostreptomyces psammosilenae DNA segment encodes these proteins:
- the nusA gene encoding transcription termination factor NusA codes for MDIDMSALRGLVREKEISFDLLVEAIEAALLIAYHRTEGSSPKARVELDRKTGHVTVWAQEEVLEEEPEAAGTSAEAGAEGQAAPSARPVRRVREFDDTPSGFGRIAATTAKQVILQRLRDAEEEVTFGEYAGREGDIVTGVVQQDKDPRNVLVDIGKLEAVLPPQEQVPGESYTHGTRLRCYVVQVRRGPRGTSVTLSRTHPNLVRKLFAMEVPEIADGSVEIAAIAREAGHRTKIAVYSHREGLNAKGACIGPMGGRVRAVMAELQGEKIDIVDWSDDPATMVGNALSPARVTKVEVVDREARSARVTVPDYQLSLAIGKEGQNARLAARLTGWRIDIRPDTQTSGGEG; via the coding sequence GTGGACATCGACATGAGTGCCCTGCGCGGGCTCGTGCGGGAGAAGGAGATCTCGTTCGACCTGCTGGTCGAGGCGATCGAGGCCGCCCTCCTCATCGCGTACCACCGCACCGAGGGAAGCAGCCCGAAGGCCCGAGTGGAGCTGGACCGCAAGACCGGCCACGTGACGGTCTGGGCCCAGGAGGAGGTGCTGGAGGAGGAGCCGGAGGCCGCCGGCACGTCCGCCGAGGCGGGGGCGGAGGGCCAGGCGGCCCCGTCCGCGCGCCCCGTCCGCCGCGTCCGGGAGTTCGACGACACTCCGTCCGGCTTCGGCCGGATCGCCGCCACCACCGCCAAGCAGGTCATCCTGCAGCGGCTGCGCGACGCCGAGGAGGAGGTCACCTTCGGCGAGTACGCCGGCCGCGAGGGCGACATCGTGACGGGCGTGGTCCAGCAGGACAAGGACCCCCGCAACGTGCTGGTGGACATCGGCAAGCTTGAGGCGGTGCTGCCGCCGCAGGAGCAGGTGCCCGGGGAGAGCTACACCCACGGCACCCGGCTGCGCTGCTACGTCGTCCAGGTCCGGCGCGGTCCGCGGGGCACCTCGGTGACGCTCTCCCGCACCCACCCCAACCTGGTCCGCAAGCTCTTCGCGATGGAGGTGCCGGAGATCGCGGACGGTTCCGTGGAGATCGCCGCGATCGCCCGTGAGGCCGGTCACCGCACCAAGATCGCGGTCTACTCGCACCGCGAGGGCCTGAACGCCAAGGGCGCCTGCATCGGCCCGATGGGCGGCCGGGTGCGCGCGGTGATGGCGGAACTGCAGGGCGAGAAGATCGACATCGTGGACTGGTCGGACGACCCGGCGACGATGGTCGGCAACGCCCTGTCGCCCGCCCGGGTGACCAAGGTGGAGGTCGTCGACCGGGAGGCCCGCTCCGCCCGGGTGACGGTGCCCGACTACCAGCTCTCCCTGGCCATCGGCAAGGAGGGGCAGAACGCCCGGCTGGCGGCCCGGCTCACCGGCTGGCGCATCGACATCCGCCCGGACACCCAGACGTCCGGCGGCGAGGGCTGA
- a CDS encoding YlxR family protein, with the protein MSGRTRGRACPERTCVGCRRRSGKDDLLRVVVVGNAVVPDPRGTLPGRGAHLHLDHKCLDLAIRRRAFPRAFRLTGALDAARVVAHVEESVVDTESAPPRERAG; encoded by the coding sequence CTGTCCGGCCGGACACGTGGCCGCGCATGCCCTGAACGCACCTGTGTGGGCTGTCGGCGGCGGTCGGGCAAGGACGACCTCCTGCGAGTCGTGGTGGTCGGGAACGCTGTCGTCCCCGATCCGCGCGGCACGCTGCCCGGTCGAGGGGCGCACCTGCACCTCGACCACAAGTGCCTCGATCTGGCGATCCGCCGCCGGGCTTTCCCGCGGGCCTTCCGGCTCACGGGGGCGCTCGATGCCGCGCGGGTCGTCGCCCATGTCGAGGAGTCGGTCGTCGACACGGAGTCGGCTCCCCCGCGGGAGCGGGCCGGGTGA